A window from Marinagarivorans cellulosilyticus encodes these proteins:
- a CDS encoding malectin domain-containing carbohydrate-binding protein produces the protein MIRCSAVVVPSSSSEMSSSSVAASSEANNCDALIEEGARNYTGGAVLKCTTCHGSPSGTATDVNTPINIIDAPYEHKKDGHSEAELDVFIAKYMSAYLLGANSVQQESEAVAAYLYDAAGWDWCADNTESSSSSSVAVSSSSAPTNDNAKVVYAINVGGTAAATFDGVTYEPAGPLSPQVAGATNGTNTVTANINGTDEDALFQSQRYGNFTFELPVTASEYNITLYFAEEYAEAAGTRLMSAVAENKTIMNNVDLFDTHGRLQAITYSLNDVGVTDGNLTIEFTASANLATLSGILVTSVDGAKGEIVVPPNPCDGTDNFVCLDFEDVQQGDIPSGWSYDGVSPVVDTAKARSGSKALKAQGMDYGSSGYITYPGIPSKHWGRMYYQMSADLQTTNYLHITLVELLPLTPGHAARVVDTNLANNDLSAMKYILNVDANGNEGGLESPTKFSYYDAVDKWVCVEWMVDPDTQKGALWADGELAYNDVLRHPSPNQIPSGSFDQISIGCE, from the coding sequence TTGATCCGTTGTAGCGCTGTGGTTGTGCCAAGTTCATCGAGTGAAATGAGTAGCTCTTCTGTTGCGGCTTCTAGCGAAGCCAACAACTGTGATGCACTTATCGAGGAAGGTGCTCGTAACTATACCGGTGGTGCAGTTCTTAAATGTACAACCTGTCATGGTTCGCCAAGCGGTACTGCTACTGATGTCAATACGCCCATCAATATTATCGATGCGCCATATGAACATAAAAAAGATGGTCACAGCGAAGCAGAACTCGATGTGTTTATTGCGAAGTATATGAGTGCCTATTTGCTGGGGGCAAACTCGGTTCAACAGGAATCGGAAGCTGTTGCAGCTTATTTGTATGATGCAGCAGGTTGGGATTGGTGTGCTGATAACACGGAGTCTTCAAGCTCTTCATCCGTCGCGGTCAGCTCATCGTCTGCCCCGACAAATGATAATGCCAAGGTAGTGTATGCCATTAACGTAGGTGGTACAGCTGCGGCCACTTTCGATGGTGTAACTTATGAACCTGCGGGTCCATTAAGCCCACAAGTGGCTGGCGCAACCAACGGCACTAACACTGTTACCGCAAATATTAACGGTACAGATGAAGATGCCCTTTTCCAATCGCAGCGCTATGGTAACTTCACCTTTGAATTACCTGTAACAGCGAGCGAATACAACATTACCTTATACTTTGCAGAAGAGTATGCAGAAGCGGCTGGAACCCGCTTGATGTCTGCAGTTGCAGAAAACAAAACAATAATGAATAACGTGGACTTATTTGATACCCATGGCCGCTTACAGGCGATTACTTACTCGCTTAATGATGTAGGAGTGACTGACGGCAACCTAACCATTGAATTCACTGCTTCAGCAAACCTTGCTACGTTAAGTGGTATTTTGGTGACCAGTGTTGATGGCGCTAAAGGCGAAATTGTCGTTCCACCTAACCCTTGTGACGGTACCGATAACTTCGTTTGCTTGGACTTTGAAGATGTTCAGCAAGGTGATATTCCCAGTGGCTGGAGCTACGATGGGGTGTCGCCAGTAGTAGATACTGCTAAAGCCCGCAGCGGTTCAAAAGCGCTTAAAGCGCAGGGGATGGATTACGGCAGCTCTGGTTATATCACTTATCCCGGTATTCCAAGTAAGCATTGGGGCCGTATGTATTACCAAATGAGTGCGGATTTACAAACTACCAACTATTTGCACATTACATTGGTTGAGCTATTGCCTCTAACCCCCGGCCATGCGGCTCGTGTTGTTGATACTAACTTAGCTAATAACGATCTATCCGCAATGAAATATATCCTCAATGTCGATGCTAATGGTAATGAAGGCGGGCTTGAATCCCCAACTAAATTTAGCTACTACGACGCGGTAGATAAGTGGGTTTGTGTAGAGTGGATGGTTGATCCAGATACCCAAAAAGGTGCTTTATGGGCTGACGGTGAGTTGGCCTACAACGACGTATTGAGGCATCCAAGCCCCAATCAAATACCTTCAGGCAGCTTCGACCAGATCAGCATCGGTTGTGAATAA
- a CDS encoding MipA/OmpV family protein: MKNLNTLLLIILINGFFLPSALAQGIKAAMVPLPSVDDFSKGEDGWSLGLGLGVEYETAYEGSDEFGVEVQPAGGLQWRKGDNIFFFAGEALGWRGVRANTWLFEALVGFDEGRKESDSDEGWLDGLGDQEEGAELVLQVRRSFDSDWRYWLVGRVVTGGDGNLGLFGLGRRFGQQIDGTGSELNVVLVVHDSEYANKGFGIDADQAAASGLDETTLDSGLRSLGIDYTYRHYINENWQIQGEALFEYFSSDVRDSPIARSNYEAEVGIGFIYLF, from the coding sequence ATGAAAAACCTGAACACCCTATTATTGATCATTTTAATCAATGGATTTTTTTTGCCATCAGCACTAGCCCAAGGCATAAAGGCCGCGATGGTGCCTTTGCCCTCGGTTGACGATTTTTCAAAAGGTGAGGATGGCTGGAGCCTAGGGCTAGGTTTAGGTGTTGAGTATGAAACCGCCTACGAAGGGTCAGACGAGTTTGGGGTTGAAGTTCAGCCTGCTGGAGGATTGCAATGGCGCAAAGGTGATAACATTTTCTTTTTTGCCGGTGAGGCACTTGGTTGGCGTGGCGTTCGTGCAAATACTTGGTTATTTGAAGCGCTCGTAGGGTTCGATGAAGGGCGCAAGGAAAGTGACTCTGACGAAGGTTGGTTGGATGGCTTGGGGGATCAAGAAGAAGGGGCAGAATTGGTGCTGCAAGTTCGTCGCTCTTTCGATTCCGATTGGCGCTATTGGCTGGTGGGGCGTGTCGTGACAGGTGGTGACGGAAACCTTGGGTTGTTTGGGCTGGGGCGCCGCTTTGGTCAGCAGATCGACGGCACCGGGTCTGAACTTAATGTTGTTCTGGTTGTTCACGACAGCGAATACGCTAATAAAGGTTTCGGTATAGACGCAGATCAAGCGGCTGCTTCCGGCTTAGATGAGACAACGCTAGACAGTGGATTACGCTCGCTGGGAATTGATTACACTTATCGTCATTATATTAATGAGAATTGGCAGATTCAGGGCGAAGCACTTTTTGAATATTTTAGTAGTGATGTTCGAGATAGCCCAATCGCGCGAAGCAACTACGAGGCCGAAGTTGGCATCGGCTTTATTTATCTTTTCTAG
- a CDS encoding AEC family transporter, which produces MLSQLLAILAPLIIAVGAGFVWGKTQPNFPSEFVSRLVMNIGTPCLIISAMAKVNVAPSVIGEVALASALAMLLTGLAAAVIIRIWRLDYATYLPPVIFPNNGNMGLPLCLFAFGPTGLALAMGPFMVMMIATFTVGLALVVPKQGGTNRHLGAIFKQPVLYAMALSVALMLTQTALPRWASNTVDLLGGIAIPLMTLALGVSLATLKIHSWHRSVVFSGLRMGGGLLAGLVSCQLLGLTGLAKNVVLIQAAMPVAVITYLLALRYNHHPQEVAAMVVVSNALAFVCLPFLLMAIL; this is translated from the coding sequence ATGCTCAGTCAACTATTAGCTATCCTTGCACCACTGATTATTGCCGTGGGTGCCGGCTTTGTTTGGGGTAAAACTCAGCCCAATTTTCCCTCTGAGTTTGTATCGCGCTTGGTGATGAATATTGGTACACCCTGCTTGATTATTAGCGCCATGGCCAAGGTCAATGTAGCGCCGTCGGTGATTGGCGAGGTGGCGCTGGCAAGTGCGCTGGCCATGTTACTAACGGGCTTGGCCGCCGCTGTGATTATTCGCATTTGGCGTCTGGACTATGCTACCTATTTACCGCCGGTTATCTTCCCTAACAACGGCAATATGGGCCTGCCGTTATGCTTATTTGCATTCGGCCCGACGGGGCTGGCCTTGGCCATGGGCCCGTTTATGGTCATGATGATAGCCACCTTCACCGTGGGGCTGGCGCTTGTGGTACCTAAACAGGGCGGCACAAATCGGCACTTGGGGGCCATATTCAAGCAGCCGGTGCTATACGCGATGGCGCTATCGGTGGCGCTGATGCTAACGCAAACGGCCTTACCGCGTTGGGCAAGTAACACGGTCGATTTGTTAGGCGGCATCGCCATACCCTTGATGACGTTAGCACTGGGGGTATCGCTCGCCACCCTTAAAATTCACTCGTGGCACCGCAGCGTGGTATTTAGCGGCTTGCGCATGGGCGGCGGCCTATTGGCTGGGCTAGTTAGCTGCCAGCTATTGGGCCTAACCGGCCTCGCCAAAAATGTAGTCCTTATTCAAGCGGCCATGCCGGTGGCAGTTATCACCTACCTACTCGCGTTACGCTACAACCACCATCCACAAGAAGTGGCCGCTATGGTCGTCGTTTCCAATGCACTGGCTTTTGTGTGTTTACCGTTTCTGTTGATGGCGATTTTGTAG